Part of the Bradyrhizobium sp. AZCC 1721 genome, TTCGACATCGAAAACTCCTTCTGGATTCGTCGATGCGATTATATCTCCACGAGCGGGCCGTAGCTGCTCAACGATTCGCCCTCCGGAATTTAGGACGCCGGTTGTTGCATGAATGTCTCATCCTGCTCGTCGCGCGAAACCGCCTCACACGTTACGCGCGAGGCGAACATGGCGCGATGTCAGGATTGAGTCCGAAATGTTGTCGAGAAGAAAATCAGTCGGACAATCCAAATCTTCCATGCGGCTGAGCGTCATTACGTTCCGAACAACGCCATGCATAACTGTTGCTGCATAATGACAGTCGGGCTAATCCGCCGCCGAGACCGTAGTTCTACGCTTTGCGAATCGCCCACGCCCGGATTCTACTTTCACCGCAATTGTTTCCCTTGAGCGTTCGACTAGATCGTCCCCGCGCCGAAAAGGCGCGGCTTTGCAGTGCGTAGTTTTACGGGCCGATTTCCTTAAAGGCCGGGCGCGCACCCTGCTGGCACGAACCCTGCATGGCGTGAGCGAACCGGGTATTCAGCAACGAAGGTCACCCATGCTCGTTACTCTCGTCGCCGTTCTCTGCAACAGCCAACTCTGTCTCGAAAAAATCGTCACCACCAGTGACCAGTCCGGCATCACCATGAGCGCCTGCGCGGTCAACGCGCAGATTGGAATCGCCGACTGGCTCGCCAAGGGCCCGTATCGCGAATGGCGATTGCAGCGCTACAAGTGCGTGCTCGGAAAGTACGTTCCGAAAAACGAAGCCTGAGGCGCCGCAGGCTGCCTCACGCGGGCGCCGTTGTTTGCCTGATATAACGAACTTGTTTGCGTCAACGTTCGTAAGCATGATCTCGCCTTCTCGCGGCGCGGCTAGCGCCCGAGGTTTGCATGAACCTTTTCCCTCAAAACAGAGGGAGCAGGGAATGCCGGGTGCTTGCTGCACCCGCGGTCTCGTGTGCAAGAGATGGAGTGAGATGCGCACACGAGCATACAGGTACAGCCGGAGCACTCCGGCATTCCCTGCGCAATGGTTTGACGGCTTATGCCGCGCTCTCCCTGGAGACGAATTCCTCTTGCCTCCATCACTGCCGGCTTGATGGCGAGATCGATCCGGTTGGATCAAATTCGCCACCGGCAGCTTGGCACCAGCCACGGGTGTCAGGACCACACGGTTTTGCCGTACGCTTCAGCGCCGTACGTCTTGCGCGCCGTGTTCGCTCACGGATAACCGCCCTGCGAACGACTTCTCGCGCCTGACGCTGTTGCGTCCACCGCATCCCACCCCGCGTCCGTGACGATCGCGATCCGCCCCTCGTGAGGGATGAGACGGCGGAATTTCTAGTGCTGATTTGGGGTGATCGAAAAGGAAATTGTTTTTTCGGAAGGGACTGGACGGGGCAAATCACGTTGATTTGGCTGATGAAATTAGTATTTGCGCGCAAGACCTGGAAGTGAGCACGCCAGTCGCTCGGCGTAAGTCGGGGTACGGGTGTTATGGGAACATCTGCGCTTTTTGAGTGGGGCCATGAAGGTCTAAACAGCAAGAGGGCGAGGCCCGTTGCGACTGCTCGTCATCAAATGCCGGCCGCATGCAGTCCATTGTGCGCCGCGCATTTTGTCACCAGGGTAATCGCGCGTTGCGAGCATAGTTTCTAGCTGGCTACCTTTCTTTGTCTTATAGTTTCTCGATGCCGGAATTCTACATTCAAAGAAAGCTGCACTGCGGCGATAAGCTCTTGATAGACAGCGAACTGGTCGGACAGAGCGGGATATTCGTCGTTCTTGCTGAGCCTGGCGCTGGAAAGTCGGACTTGCTCGACTTTCTGAGCAAGAGCTATGAGGTTCCCCGTCAGCCCGCAAGTCAGTTTGTTCATGAAGCTCCCGCTACGAAGAGCGTGCTTGTGATCGATGCACTCGATGAAGTGGCGCGTATCGGTGAGGAGAAAATCAACGAGATCATTGTAAAAGCGCGCGCATCGACGGCGACAACTGTCATTCTTGCAAGCCGTTCATACGTTTGGGATCAGGCGCGCACGACGGCGGTTCGCGATTGTTTCGGCATTGAGCCAACTATTTTGCGTCTCGAGCCATTCGATGACGACGAACAGCGCCAGTTGTTCGCAGACTATCTACCTTCCGAAGACTTCGAGGCGTTCCGAACCGAGGCGACCCGTTTCGAGCTCACGCCCATCCTAGGCAATCCGCAGTTTCTCAAGCTATTCGCCGACGCTTACGTGCAAGGTGGCCGGCGTTTCTCGTCAAAGAAGCAGATTTACGCAGATGCGGTACGCAGGCTTGCCAGCGAGCGAAGAAACGCTCCTGGAGCGACGGCTCGTCCGGAGATCGTCTCTATCGTCGCAGCAGCCAGCGAAATCTTCGCCAAACTGCTTCTTTCTGGCACTTTGGGCGTTTCAGCCAACGAAGAAATTGAAGGCGATGCCTATCCTTATCTCCGTAGCATCGCGTCGGATTCGGAAATCGCTGACTTTGCTCTGAACACACGCCTCTTTAAACCGACCGACACAGTCAATCGGCACGATCCCGTCCATCGGATCGTCGCCGAATATTGTGCGGCCGATTACCTGATCAAGCGCATCGAAGACACTACCAATACCTTTTCGTTAAGGCGGTGCCTTGCGGTTGTCGTTCCCAATTCCACGGTACGCAACGAACTGCGCGGCCTTTTGGGATGGATGGCCTCGCTGGGCAACCGCGAGACGCAGGAGACAATTGTCAAGCTTGACCCGTATGCAGTGTTTGCTAACGGCGATGCATCGCAGCTCGATTCATCGGTCAAACCGTTGCTGCTTAACGGACTAAAGTCGCTAGCTGAGAACGATCCATTTTTTCGGCGCATGGATTCATGGAGGAAGTTCAACGTCGCAGGTTTCTTTACGGTTGACATGATTGCGCATGTCCGCCCTCTCCTTTCTGGAGCCAATTCCAAAACGCATTTGCGCGGATTGATACTCGAACTCCTTTACGACACAGAAGCAGGAAGAGGCCTTGAGCAAGAGTTTCGAACCATCCTTCTAGACCCCCAGGCCGAAAGGCATGACCGAGACCAGGCATATCAAAACATCTCAGCGATCTCGAAAAATGGCCTGGTCAACGACTTCGACACACTGGTCACGCAGGCGACGCGCGACTCGCTTGATATTGCATCGCAGATTCTCCGAGACGAGGGGATGTCGCGTATGGGGCAGTCTCGCGCCCTCGCGTTCGTCAGAGCGCTTGCGACGCTCTATCCCGAAAGCCGGTTACGCGAGCACAGGTTCGGGTCGAGATATTTTATTCGTCAGGTCATATCGACGTTCAGCCTTAACGATACGCGATACCTGCTTGACGGCATCACAAGCAACCTCGCGTGCACATGTGCCAAAACCAAACCACATCGTTGCACTTGCCGTCGAGGAAGCAGCAAGATTGCCGGCTACCTTCTTGACCATTACTTCGAGCTTATGGTCGGCCCTCACGACCCACGTCAAATCCAGCGGTGGACTGAACGTCTTGTGTTTGAAAACCATAAAAACGCTGACCAAAGCAAATCTGTCGATGCGATGGCGCAGAACGCCGGCCTTCGCCGGGCAATCCAGATCTCAATGATTGGCGGATTATCCGATCCAGACCAAATCCTCGACACTCGCGTCAATTTCTTTATGAGCGCAACCCATTCCGGCTTGAGCTTTCGTGAAGGCGATTACGACGCGCTCGTGGACCATGCGCTTGCTGTCGGGAACGTCGTGCTTTGGCAACATCTGATCGTCTCTCACAGCCGTTACGATAGTTCAGCAAGAGGCCCCAATCCAACCAGAACTCGAATGAGAGCTCAGGCACGTTTGTCACCCGACCTGTTGCGTATCTGGACCAAGGTCAATCGAGCTAATCGCGAGCTCATTCGAAGAGATCACGTCAGATTTGGGCACTCTCGCAGGCATTACAAACGTATGGAGGCTCAGCGCAAAGCTGGTTTGCTCGCCAATTTTGAGGCTAACCGCGCGCTGATCGAAGCGGGACAACACTGGGGCTGGCTGGTTGCTTTGGCCCAACGCTATCTTCACGGCGCACACGAGGATGATCTGGTTACCAATGACGAACAGTTCATCGAAACTGCCCTGCTCAACTGCTTTAGCTTCATTGCTCCCGAGGTTCCTTCAATCGAACTAATAGCAGAGCAAGGCAGCACCAACGTTTTAATGGTCCTTGAAGCAGCTTGCCTTGCGAGCTTTCGTAAGACTGGAACGCTAGCAGACATTTCCCTCGATATGCTTCGTGCCGTAAAAGCTGGAGGCATAGGAGGATCAGCGTATCAGGAAGGCGAAGCTGAACGCTTCGAACTAGTCATTGACGGCCTGATCTTCTCGTCCGACGCCGACAAGATCGAATTCATAATTCGTCTCATCGAACCCCAACTGACTCGCACGGGAGATGCCGCTTCCGCCGTCTACATGCTCGATCGCCATGAAACTTTCGCGAACGTGAAAGGCGCGCTCGCTATTGATTGGCTCACACGTTATCCGGCTATGCCCTGGCATTCGCGGCAAACCTTATTCGGCATCGCCGCAACTCACGCGGACAGAGCTCAGCTCAATGCTCTTATTGAGACGCGCTGCAACGACCCTATAGATCCCTCCGATGGTGGTGTGACCCGCCGGAAATTCTGGCTGCTGCGCCATTTCTTTTTCATACTGCCCACTTCCGACGCAAGATGGGCAGAGTTCAGCGCCGATCCAATAGCGATACTTGAGATCGAGCACTATTCGGGCCGGCTTGGCCGGCATGACTCACAGGGATGGCCGCAACTCAACGCAGAACAGGTTTATCGTGTCCTCGACGCGTTCGTTTCAGTGTGGCCGAAGGTGTCCTTGCCAAGCAGTTGGGGCACTGGCGACCCGCCAGGAGAAACCGCTTACAGATTCCTGACCGATGTAGTTTTCACCATCGGAAGAGACGATCCTTCGAACTCTATCCCGGTGTTTGATCGAATATTGTCAGACTCCAGGTTTTCTGACTTCTGGAACTCGGTTAAGAGCCAACGCGCAGAAGCGGTCAGGCAGCAAGCGCTATCCGGTTTTCGCGCTCCAACGCCGGCCGACGTCTCACAACTTCTCGACGATAGCAAGATTGCGTCCGTAGAGGACATGCGGGCCCTACTGATCGAGCTTCTGGATGAATTTCAGCACCGGCTAAAGGGAGATGCAACAAATCCTGTCGAGGTGTTTTATTCAGGCGACAAGCGCGTCAACGAAAATAAAGCGCGAGACCGGATCGTCGACAGGCTGCAGGATCTTTTCCGTGCGCTCAACCTTGGCGTTGTCGTCGAGCACCAAATGGCCAACGAGAAGCGCTGTGATTTTACAGCCTCCGCCATAATCGACAAATCTCAAGTCATTCTCGTGACCGAACTAAAGGGTCAGTGGAATCCTGAACTCTACACCGCTGCTTCGGTTCAGCTTGCGGCGCGTTATACCATATATCCGGGGGCAGCAGATCAGGGCGTGTACCTGGTCCTATGGTTCGGCGGCGATGAAAAAATCGCGGGTCGGAAAGACCCTTCGATAACTTACCCCGCCCTGCTGCGCGAGGAGATCATTAAGAGAATGCCCACGGAGCTCGCCGGCAGGATAGACGTCTATGTGCTCGATGTATCGCGTGCGAAGACTGCCAAGAAGAAAAATGAGGCAACGAAGACTGCCAAAACAACTCGCGCAAAGTCGGCAGCGACCACAAAGACCCGCACAACGGCCGCGAAGAAAGTTACAGCGAAGCCTTCTGCGCACCGCGCGAAGAAGGCAATCTCCAAAGCTATAAATAAAACAGCGGCTAAGAAGGGAACAAAGACTGGTGTCAAGCGCACCAAAAAGATCGCCGTCAAGAGCTCAAAGACGAGCGTCAAGCGAGCGAAAAAGAGTGTCGTCAAACGAACGAAAGCCAGGAAGGTGAGCAAAACGACAAAGTCGCGTCGCTAGCTGCGCGCTTTTTACTCACAAGGGCCCGCTTTCGCGTAGTCATCTGCCTTGACATGCGCCTTAGCGAAAGCGGCCAAGGGTCTCCTAGCTCATTTCGGGACGATCGGGCGGGATCAGAGCGCGCATCGCGGGCAGCAAGGAGTAACAAAGCCCGTAGGATGGGTGGAGCGAAGCGATACCCATCAATTGCTACGCAAAACAGTGATGGGTTTCGCTACGCTCTACCCATCCTACAGAATCTACGAAATCGGCTTCAGCCCCGCCTCGATCGCTGCCCGTCGCGGCTCCAGGAACGGCGGCAGCGCAAGCTTTTCGCCCAGCGTTTCCATCGGCTCGTCCGTCGCAAATCCCGGGCCATCCGTCGCGATCTCGAACAGGATGCCGTTGGGCTCGCGGAAATAGAGGCTGCGGAAATAGAAGCGGTCGATCTCGCCGCTGTTGGGGATGCGAAACTGGTTCAGGCGCTGGGTCCAGGCGTGGTACTGCGCCTCGTCCGGCGTGCGGAATGCGACATGGTGCACGCCGCCGGCGCCCTGCTGCGCGACGGCTAAACCCTTGGCTTCGATCACGTGCAATTCGGCGGCGGGGTTACTCTGTCCCTTTGCCTCGCCCATCTCGAACACATGAATCTCGGCACCGTGGGCGGCATACTCGCGCACGCGACGCATGTTCATGACCTCGGTCAGTACGAAGGCGATGCGTGACAGCTCGTGCACGGTCAGCACGATCGGACCGAGGCCGCGGATCTGGTGCTCGACGGGCACTGGGCTGCGCTCCCATGGCGAGGCCGGCCCCACACCGCCATCGTCGACCAGCACCAGCCGCTGCCCCTCGCCGTCCTCGAACGGCAGCGTCAGCCGGCCGTCGACTTCGATGATATCGCGGGCCGCTGCGCCCGCCTTCTTGAGGCGATCCCGCCAGTAACCGAGGGTCTTCTCGCCGGCGACGCGCAGCCCGGTGCGCGAGATCGAATTGGTTCCGCGACGTTCGGGAGCCGCGGGAAAATCGAAGAAGGTGAGATCGGTGCCGGGATTGGCTTTGCCGTCGGCATAGAACAGGTGATAGGCGCTGACGTCGTCCTGGTTGACGGTCTTCTTCACCAGCCGCATGCCGAGCAGGC contains:
- a CDS encoding ring-cleaving dioxygenase; the encoded protein is MQLGGIHHLTAISAKPRENLAFYTGLLGMRLVKKTVNQDDVSAYHLFYADGKANPGTDLTFFDFPAAPERRGTNSISRTGLRVAGEKTLGYWRDRLKKAGAAARDIIEVDGRLTLPFEDGEGQRLVLVDDGGVGPASPWERSPVPVEHQIRGLGPIVLTVHELSRIAFVLTEVMNMRRVREYAAHGAEIHVFEMGEAKGQSNPAAELHVIEAKGLAVAQQGAGGVHHVAFRTPDEAQYHAWTQRLNQFRIPNSGEIDRFYFRSLYFREPNGILFEIATDGPGFATDEPMETLGEKLALPPFLEPRRAAIEAGLKPIS